Proteins encoded in a region of the Flavobacteriaceae bacterium HL-DH10 genome:
- a CDS encoding GNAT family N-acetyltransferase — MSKVYKKDFYNTFFLKNNIPNIYKNIRYSYRDGDFYINKKKQNNTLNKVSIVNLFPNYFYANHLQEKKNIKKSIVQTKLNGYAVKLEDFLNIDSYLKSNFKSNTKSSIVKRKNRLESCFNVNYKMYFGEILNEDYERIMVSLKNMLYKRFLQKKATNEFFDKWESYYSSTIKLILNKEASLFVIYANNIIIGLSLNYHAKDIFIGHVIAYDINYSKFGIGNTIVFKLIEWCINNNYSILDMGNGDLDYKLNWSNYIYNYQYHIVYRKNSINSILKAYYAIFIIKLKNLLKNCNADIYLALIKKKLLNNTIKENTFSNIKLEKVNKLPLSNLQETNYTDFKNESLTKSFIDFVYLEQEYVSNIRTYKINERTYYYKSKSKIQKVELQLFNN, encoded by the coding sequence ATGTCTAAAGTTTATAAAAAAGATTTTTACAACACTTTTTTCTTAAAAAATAACATTCCTAATATTTACAAAAACATAAGGTATAGTTATAGAGATGGTGATTTTTATATAAATAAAAAAAAACAAAATAACACATTAAACAAAGTCTCGATTGTTAATTTATTTCCAAATTATTTTTATGCAAATCATTTACAAGAAAAAAAGAATATAAAAAAGTCAATAGTTCAAACAAAACTTAATGGCTATGCCGTTAAGTTAGAAGACTTTTTAAATATTGATTCATATCTAAAAAGTAATTTTAAGTCAAATACTAAATCTTCAATCGTTAAAAGAAAAAACAGATTAGAATCATGCTTTAATGTTAATTATAAAATGTATTTCGGAGAAATTTTAAATGAAGATTATGAGCGTATCATGGTTTCTTTAAAAAACATGCTTTATAAAAGATTTTTACAAAAAAAAGCTACTAATGAATTTTTTGATAAATGGGAAAGTTATTACAGCTCCACCATTAAACTAATACTTAATAAAGAAGCTTCTCTATTTGTTATTTATGCTAATAATATTATTATTGGATTATCATTAAACTACCATGCAAAAGATATTTTTATTGGTCATGTAATAGCATATGATATCAATTATTCAAAATTTGGAATTGGAAATACTATAGTCTTCAAATTAATTGAATGGTGTATCAATAACAATTATTCGATATTAGATATGGGTAATGGAGATTTAGATTACAAACTTAATTGGAGTAATTATATTTATAACTATCAATACCACATTGTTTATAGAAAAAATTCTATTAACTCCATTTTAAAAGCGTACTACGCTATATTTATAATTAAATTAAAAAACCTTTTAAAGAATTGCAATGCAGATATATATTTAGCATTAATAAAGAAGAAATTACTTAATAATACAATAAAAGAGAACACCTTTTCAAATATTAAATTAGAAAAGGTCAATAAGCTACCTTTATCCAATTTACAAGAAACAAATTATACAGATTTTAAAAATGAATCATTAACAAAATCATTTATTGATTTTGTTTATTTAGAACAGGAATATGTTTCTAACATAAGAACTTATAAGATAAATGAAAGAACATACTATTACAAAAGCAAAAGTAAAATACAAAAAGTAGAGTTACAACTATTTAATAATTAA
- a CDS encoding helix-turn-helix transcriptional regulator yields MINSEEFTKRLQKVIDYYGESASSFAEKIGVQRSSISHILSSRNKPSLEFILKILSTFPEVELYWLLNGKGTFPALQNTELKKDNLPPSLFDKQKTSETKNHNNSKSIERIIIFYSDGSFENFQN; encoded by the coding sequence ATGATAAACAGCGAAGAATTTACTAAACGACTTCAAAAAGTAATAGATTACTATGGAGAATCGGCTTCGTCTTTTGCCGAAAAAATAGGTGTACAGCGCTCTAGTATTTCTCATATTTTGTCAAGCAGAAACAAACCCAGTTTAGAATTTATTTTGAAAATCCTTTCTACTTTTCCTGAAGTTGAATTGTATTGGCTATTAAATGGTAAAGGAACTTTTCCTGCTTTACAAAATACCGAATTAAAAAAAGACAACTTGCCTCCTTCTTTATTTGATAAACAAAAAACATCTGAAACAAAAAATCATAATAATTCTAAATCTATAGAACGGATTATAATATTTTATTCTGATGGAAGTTTTGAAAATTTCCAGAATTGA
- a CDS encoding DNA topoisomerase IV, with protein MRFLYILPLILLTSCYETTRNCSDYKTGEFYSEVTINGELFKSKFKRDNDIQVEIYNTKKDSSELRWINDCEVVFKTIKPKNMAERKDIHLKILTTTDSSYTYEYSYVGETKKQKGVAYKIK; from the coding sequence ATGAGATTTCTATATATACTCCCATTAATTCTTCTAACAAGTTGCTACGAAACCACTCGTAATTGCAGTGATTATAAAACAGGTGAATTCTATAGTGAAGTTACAATAAATGGTGAATTATTTAAATCTAAATTTAAGAGAGATAACGATATACAAGTAGAGATTTACAACACCAAAAAAGACTCATCAGAACTACGATGGATAAATGATTGCGAGGTTGTTTTTAAAACCATAAAGCCTAAAAATATGGCTGAACGTAAAGATATTCATTTAAAAATATTAACCACAACAGATTCATCTTACACCTACGAATATTCTTATGTAGGTGAAACAAAAAAACAAAAAGGAGTAGCTTACAAAATTAAATAA
- a CDS encoding hydrolase, producing the protein MKKKIFMYLFVFSILLVLFQYVNAKRVFEGMDRKLEGYKNLSEKYKDSVLVLQNDIADLSHFSLENNEDAISYFENDGYNVSQLIPIIKDALYELNTVKEEEHPVVPYASSEGRKMLINTVKLLNHKWIIADFSDGEFWGEVLLRYYVNEDKTVDFELSESFLYPLQ; encoded by the coding sequence ATGAAAAAGAAAATATTCATGTATTTGTTTGTGTTTTCAATATTGCTTGTATTGTTTCAATATGTTAATGCAAAAAGAGTGTTTGAGGGTATGGATCGTAAATTAGAAGGATATAAAAATTTATCAGAAAAGTATAAAGATTCAGTGCTTGTATTACAAAATGATATTGCAGATTTGTCTCATTTTAGTCTAGAAAACAATGAAGATGCTATTAGTTATTTTGAAAACGATGGGTATAATGTTAGTCAATTAATTCCGATAATTAAGGATGCGCTTTATGAATTAAATACGGTTAAAGAGGAAGAACATCCAGTAGTTCCTTATGCTTCAAGTGAAGGCAGAAAAATGCTGATTAATACAGTGAAATTACTAAACCATAAATGGATTATAGCAGATTTTTCAGATGGCGAGTTTTGGGGAGAAGTGTTGTTGCGATATTACGTTAATGAAGATAAAACGGTTGATTTTGAGCTCTCAGAATCGTTCTTATACCCTTTACAATAA
- a CDS encoding M14 family metallopeptidase, whose product MKVEDIKSLFLDYKETSLYGRYITNNHISSLLKEIGVKASVEVIGKSVLNDSIYGLKIGNGNKRILMWSQMHGNESTTTKAIFDLLNTLLNEKSDVEYILEACTLYIIPILNPDGAKAYTRINANKVDLNRDAQDLSQPESKVLRDAFKRFKPHFCYNLHGQRTIFSAGTSNKPATVSFLAPAQDKECAITPNRKIAMEVIGVMNTALQKVIPKQVGVYDDAFNLNCVGDTFQSENVPTILFEAGHYYNDYNREQTREYIYVSLLESLDYISKNVIEGNNYECYLQIPENDKCFYDIIIRNAKNGTNGEIVDIGILYQEKLVNGVVNFIPKIEKIEKLSGFYGHKEFDANELGVFDEDDLLVKAGYENVFVILNNEKISLLVK is encoded by the coding sequence ATGAAAGTAGAAGATATTAAATCCCTTTTTTTAGATTATAAAGAGACAAGTCTTTATGGGCGCTATATAACTAATAACCACATAAGTTCTTTGTTAAAAGAGATAGGTGTAAAAGCATCAGTAGAGGTTATAGGTAAATCTGTTTTAAACGATTCTATTTATGGATTGAAAATTGGAAACGGAAACAAACGTATATTAATGTGGTCTCAAATGCATGGAAATGAATCGACCACTACAAAGGCAATATTTGATTTGTTAAATACCTTACTAAATGAAAAATCTGATGTAGAATATATTTTGGAGGCTTGTACTTTATATATTATACCTATTTTAAACCCTGATGGAGCTAAAGCTTATACGCGTATTAACGCTAATAAAGTTGATTTAAATAGAGATGCACAAGATTTGTCTCAACCAGAGAGTAAAGTTCTTAGAGATGCTTTTAAACGCTTTAAACCTCATTTTTGCTATAATTTGCATGGTCAACGAACTATTTTTAGTGCAGGAACATCAAACAAGCCTGCAACAGTATCGTTTTTAGCACCTGCTCAAGATAAAGAATGTGCCATAACACCTAATAGAAAAATAGCTATGGAAGTAATTGGAGTTATGAATACTGCTTTGCAAAAGGTAATTCCTAAGCAAGTGGGAGTTTATGATGATGCTTTTAATTTAAATTGTGTTGGTGATACATTTCAGAGTGAAAATGTACCAACTATTTTGTTTGAAGCAGGGCATTATTATAATGATTATAATCGAGAACAAACACGTGAGTATATATATGTTTCGCTTTTAGAATCTCTCGATTATATTTCTAAAAATGTGATTGAAGGAAATAATTATGAATGCTATCTGCAAATCCCAGAGAATGATAAATGTTTTTATGACATTATAATAAGAAATGCCAAGAATGGTACTAATGGAGAAATTGTAGATATTGGCATCCTTTATCAAGAAAAACTAGTAAATGGTGTTGTAAATTTTATTCCAAAAATTGAAAAAATCGAAAAATTAAGTGGTTTTTATGGGCATAAAGAATTTGATGCCAATGAATTAGGGGTCTTTGATGAAGATGATTTACTTGTGAAAGCTGGTTACGAAAACGTTTTCGTAATATTGAATAATGAAAAAATCTCATTATTAGTAAAATAA
- a CDS encoding GNAT family N-acetyltransferase: protein MMNFSIIKTRDFYSDLFEKKGVLQKYTSIKYKETLLSNNLTIPSKKRINIVELFPNYLTPKTDPNYNVIPVYQKSGYAINLSEFNTIDDFLKSTKTSFKKVTLRSVKRLESCFNISYKMFYGKIEESYYFELMEALYIMIQKRFTQRNGRNKVLENWDYYLQFAYQSIIDKKASLFVILNNNEPIEISLNFHCDNIMYSAISSFNLDYSKFSLGNIEIYKQLEWCLINNIVLFDMGYGDFEYKIRWSNYKYDFETHIISLKNSLLSHLIATYFKYKYSLINYLIKKNIKDKLYVYFDIFKKEEKKQSNIEYELIKIELLPTSLSPCDYNKKEFTFLKKPIFDFLYSFQENINDISIFKKEDTSNSYIIIGKKNTSILNLISE from the coding sequence ATGATGAACTTTAGTATAATTAAAACACGTGATTTTTATTCAGATTTATTCGAAAAAAAAGGAGTATTACAAAAATATACAAGTATAAAATACAAAGAAACCTTACTATCAAATAACTTAACTATACCTTCAAAAAAAAGGATTAATATAGTTGAGTTATTTCCCAATTATCTAACACCAAAAACAGATCCTAATTATAATGTAATACCTGTATATCAAAAATCTGGTTACGCCATAAATTTATCTGAATTTAATACCATTGATGATTTTTTAAAATCTACAAAAACAAGTTTTAAAAAAGTAACTTTAAGATCTGTAAAAAGATTAGAGTCTTGTTTCAACATTTCCTACAAAATGTTTTATGGTAAAATTGAAGAATCTTATTATTTTGAATTAATGGAAGCATTGTATATTATGATTCAAAAAAGATTTACCCAAAGAAATGGGAGAAATAAAGTGTTAGAAAATTGGGATTACTATTTACAATTTGCATATCAGAGTATTATTGATAAAAAAGCCTCATTATTTGTAATTTTAAATAATAATGAACCCATTGAAATTTCATTAAACTTTCATTGTGATAACATAATGTATAGTGCTATATCATCTTTCAACCTTGACTATAGTAAATTTAGTCTTGGTAATATTGAAATTTACAAACAATTAGAATGGTGTTTGATTAATAATATAGTTTTATTTGATATGGGATATGGTGATTTTGAATATAAAATAAGATGGAGTAATTATAAATATGATTTTGAAACTCACATAATTTCTTTAAAAAACAGTTTGCTTTCTCATCTCATTGCCACTTATTTTAAATACAAGTATTCCCTAATTAATTATTTGATTAAAAAAAACATAAAAGATAAACTATATGTTTATTTTGATATTTTTAAAAAAGAAGAAAAGAAACAAAGCAACATAGAATATGAGCTTATAAAGATAGAACTATTACCTACTAGCCTTTCACCTTGTGATTATAATAAAAAAGAATTTACTTTTTTAAAAAAACCGATTTTTGATTTTCTATATAGTTTTCAGGAAAACATAAATGATATAAGCATATTTAAAAAGGAAGACACATCAAACTCATATATCATTATTGGCAAAAAGAATACTTCTATATTGAATTTAATTTCCGAATGA
- a CDS encoding GNAT family N-acetyltransferase produces MEFIRKIDFGLDVLEKNDFKSYYSYVFNDEIGGLISKSQNNDFLKNKAFIINEVPSYIKTKINNSSDTIKIKTINTYSGSFINISKYNNIDLYLKKEISSQRRSTLNRCQKRLDLCINPSYKIFYGDISRTEYNKIFNDYKLMLKRRLAQKNSYWEELEFWEERYARTYDLINEKKASIFVIYDSDKPISIYINSNFNDILYIEVIAYDIDYSKFKLGFSALVKVIEWAILNNYKLIDMSKGDFYYKERFRNGTYYFQKHLIYDNSNLSIKLNIFILFLKLKAMYNLLPILKKLKINKIYRSYIIRKNKNKLSTNTLENYSFSKEKIDSFNFVKSDKINIEEAKYSFLKEEFHNYLFLNFEKKTDVDIYKINDAIFFKGQKTIQKTTVTKL; encoded by the coding sequence ATGGAGTTTATAAGGAAAATAGATTTCGGTTTAGATGTATTAGAGAAAAATGATTTTAAATCATACTACTCTTATGTTTTTAATGATGAAATAGGCGGCTTAATTTCAAAAAGTCAAAATAATGACTTTCTAAAAAATAAAGCTTTTATAATTAATGAAGTTCCTAGTTACATAAAAACCAAAATAAATAACTCGTCTGATACCATAAAAATAAAAACCATAAATACATATAGTGGCTCATTTATAAATATTTCTAAATATAATAACATTGATCTTTATTTAAAAAAAGAGATTAGTTCCCAAAGAAGGTCTACACTAAACAGATGCCAAAAAAGGTTAGATTTATGTATTAATCCTTCATATAAAATATTTTATGGAGATATATCAAGAACAGAATATAATAAAATTTTCAATGATTATAAGCTAATGCTAAAAAGAAGACTCGCTCAAAAAAACAGCTATTGGGAAGAGTTAGAATTTTGGGAAGAAAGATACGCAAGAACTTATGATTTAATAAACGAAAAAAAAGCTTCCATTTTTGTTATTTACGATTCTGATAAACCTATTTCAATTTATATCAACTCAAATTTTAATGATATTTTATATATAGAAGTTATTGCTTATGATATAGATTACTCCAAATTTAAATTAGGGTTTTCTGCCTTAGTCAAAGTTATAGAATGGGCTATACTAAATAATTATAAACTAATAGACATGTCTAAAGGTGACTTTTATTATAAAGAACGTTTTAGAAACGGAACCTATTATTTTCAGAAACATTTAATTTATGACAATAGCAACTTATCAATTAAATTAAACATCTTTATACTTTTTTTAAAGCTAAAAGCCATGTATAACCTCTTACCTATTCTTAAAAAGCTTAAAATAAATAAAATTTATAGATCTTATATAATTAGAAAAAACAAAAACAAATTATCCACCAATACACTAGAAAACTATAGTTTTTCAAAAGAAAAAATAGACTCTTTTAATTTTGTGAAATCTGACAAAATAAATATAGAAGAAGCAAAATATTCCTTTTTAAAGGAAGAATTTCACAACTATTTATTCCTGAATTTCGAAAAAAAAACAGATGTTGATATTTATAAGATAAATGATGCAATTTTTTTTAAAGGACAGAAAACTATTCAAAAAACAACTGTAACAAAATTATAA
- a CDS encoding winged helix-turn-helix transcriptional regulator encodes MGKIKLDEIDHQILDMLIDNTRIPFTDIAKKLLISAGTVHVRVKKMEEAGIIRGSSLTLDYKKLGYSFIAYVGVYLNNTSQTKFVLERINEIPFVTVAHITTGKFNIFCKIRARSTEHAKEIIFKLDDIDGVYRTETMISLEESINDKKRLMHSIFNDM; translated from the coding sequence ATGGGGAAAATTAAATTAGACGAAATTGATCATCAAATTCTTGACATGTTAATCGATAACACAAGAATACCGTTTACAGATATCGCTAAAAAATTATTAATATCTGCAGGTACAGTTCATGTACGTGTAAAAAAAATGGAAGAAGCTGGAATCATCAGAGGCTCTTCATTAACGTTAGATTATAAAAAATTAGGTTATTCTTTTATTGCTTATGTAGGGGTTTATTTAAACAATACATCGCAAACTAAGTTTGTTTTAGAGCGTATAAACGAAATCCCCTTTGTAACCGTTGCACATATTACAACCGGAAAATTTAATATTTTCTGTAAAATAAGAGCTAGAAGCACAGAACATGCTAAAGAAATTATTTTTAAATTAGATGATATTGATGGGGTTTATAGAACAGAAACTATGATTTCTCTTGAAGAAAGTATAAACGATAAAAAGCGTTTAATGCATTCTATATTTAATGATATGTAA
- a CDS encoding GNAT family N-acetyltransferase, translating to MNIKREQFLWNYIQNGEFPECYEEVTIQNKSYETKKRIKNSSKTPYVTYVSLFPKFLTPKLSNFDEYALKSVHHYNFNGAGIYINKDKNDVIDTYLNVHFNKKTGNNIKRYINRLETSFNIQYEHNFGYISQEKYNILMFRLKEMLVKRFEQKNTNNHFLKDWNENTKNIYNLINKNKASLFVIYDEQKPISISLNYHKNNTILFGNASTFDIDYIKFGLGHLNNYLRLDWCLQNNYMFLDLGTGITDHKKKWCNTFYDFDYHLFYKKNSILAILILYFEIFKIKIKNIIKSINLVDVILKRISGFNLSKKNKQNSIPQYNIEIIDALSIIDTSLEVINIHSKEYEAIRLPTYNYLYSSKENINEVSVFKIKSKSHTYLIRGKKNTIKIIFNK from the coding sequence ATGAATATTAAAAGAGAACAATTTCTTTGGAATTATATACAAAATGGAGAATTCCCAGAGTGTTATGAGGAAGTAACAATTCAAAACAAATCTTATGAAACAAAAAAAAGGATTAAAAACTCATCAAAAACTCCTTACGTAACTTATGTAAGTTTATTTCCAAAATTTTTAACTCCTAAATTATCCAATTTCGATGAATATGCCTTAAAATCTGTACATCACTACAATTTTAATGGAGCAGGAATATATATTAATAAAGACAAAAACGATGTAATTGACACTTATTTAAATGTTCATTTTAATAAAAAAACAGGAAACAATATAAAACGCTATATTAATCGTCTTGAAACATCATTTAATATCCAATATGAACATAATTTTGGCTATATCTCTCAAGAGAAGTACAATATTTTGATGTTTAGACTTAAAGAAATGTTAGTAAAAAGATTTGAACAAAAAAACACAAATAATCATTTTTTGAAAGATTGGAACGAAAACACCAAAAATATTTACAATTTAATAAACAAAAATAAAGCCTCCCTTTTCGTTATTTATGATGAACAAAAACCAATAAGTATATCTCTTAATTATCACAAAAACAACACAATTCTATTTGGCAATGCTAGTACATTTGATATTGATTATATTAAATTTGGTCTTGGTCATTTAAACAATTATTTGAGATTAGATTGGTGTCTTCAAAATAATTACATGTTTTTAGATTTAGGGACTGGTATTACAGACCATAAAAAGAAATGGTGTAATACATTTTATGATTTTGATTATCATCTTTTTTATAAAAAAAATTCAATTTTAGCTATCCTCATTCTTTATTTTGAAATTTTTAAAATTAAAATTAAAAATATCATTAAATCAATCAATTTAGTAGATGTTATTTTAAAAAGAATAAGCGGTTTTAATCTCTCAAAAAAAAATAAACAAAATTCAATTCCTCAGTATAATATTGAAATAATTGACGCTCTAAGTATTATCGATACTTCTTTAGAAGTAATAAATATTCATTCAAAAGAGTATGAAGCTATAAGACTTCCAACTTATAATTATTTATATTCTAGCAAAGAAAACATTAACGAAGTTTCCGTATTTAAAATTAAGAGCAAATCACATACCTATTTAATTCGGGGGAAAAAGAACACTATAAAAATAATATTTAACAAATAA
- a CDS encoding GNAT family N-acetyltransferase encodes MFLIKERFYDTLTQKNRILPYYSKLINSLNNETLYESNNQKTDKHKKTVSISLFPSFLDFNLKNEGLFALKQIPQEKIIGYAILTQNHKNIESFLKQEYKKNFRANIKRVLNRLEICFDIEYEMYFGSITKEKYYVLMTELKQMLTKRFKQRGDSTHVLNDWEAYYNSIFNLINKKKASVFVIYANKKIIHICVNHHLNNIIFISIPSYNINYHKFALGNISIYKLLEWGINNKYNMFDMAYGNLEYKRRWSNYIYSFKHHIIFDKKNLKQLIISHFEALIIHTKNILKKYDIDKYIEKFKNKANKETKYIELPNHIIETEFDFDIIFFSEINILKNEILEILVCNFLYSSKENIKNIKLMKNENNKEILILGETAKCKIIFDKYLDLNI; translated from the coding sequence ATGTTTTTAATAAAAGAAAGATTTTACGATACTTTAACTCAAAAAAACAGAATACTTCCATATTACAGTAAGCTTATTAATTCATTAAATAACGAAACTTTATATGAAAGCAATAATCAAAAAACTGATAAACATAAGAAAACTGTATCTATTTCTTTATTTCCTTCTTTTTTAGATTTTAACTTAAAAAATGAAGGCTTATTTGCTTTAAAGCAAATTCCTCAAGAAAAAATAATAGGCTATGCTATTTTAACTCAAAATCATAAAAATATTGAGTCTTTTTTAAAACAGGAATATAAAAAAAATTTTAGAGCAAATATTAAAAGGGTATTAAATAGACTTGAAATTTGTTTTGACATAGAATATGAAATGTATTTTGGAAGCATTACTAAAGAAAAATATTATGTTTTAATGACTGAGTTAAAACAAATGTTAACAAAACGGTTTAAGCAACGCGGTGATTCTACACATGTTTTAAATGACTGGGAGGCGTATTACAATAGTATATTCAATTTAATAAATAAAAAAAAGGCCTCTGTTTTTGTTATTTATGCAAATAAAAAAATAATCCATATTTGTGTCAATCATCATCTAAATAATATAATATTTATTTCAATTCCCTCATACAATATAAACTACCATAAATTTGCTTTAGGAAATATATCAATATATAAATTACTAGAGTGGGGCATAAATAACAAATACAACATGTTTGATATGGCTTATGGGAATCTAGAATACAAAAGGCGCTGGAGTAATTATATATATTCTTTTAAGCACCATATAATATTTGATAAAAAAAATTTAAAACAATTAATAATATCTCATTTCGAAGCACTTATTATACACACTAAAAATATTTTAAAAAAATATGATATTGATAAGTATATTGAGAAATTTAAAAATAAGGCAAATAAAGAAACTAAATATATTGAATTACCTAATCATATAATTGAAACTGAATTTGATTTTGATATTATTTTTTTTAGCGAAATAAATATTCTGAAAAATGAAATTTTAGAAATTTTAGTTTGCAACTTTCTATACAGTTCAAAAGAAAATATTAAAAACATTAAACTAATGAAAAATGAAAATAATAAAGAAATATTAATACTTGGTGAAACTGCTAAATGTAAGATAATTTTTGATAAATATTTAGACCTAAATATTTAA
- a CDS encoding cupin-like domain-containing protein, with protein MNIKEEILLKSKKVEQVSKLDSKTFKKDYFNKKTVLIKGLAKNWKATQHWDLDFFLNQEGDNDIELLSGNFIQGNNSYKSDSFKNFIHKLIESEKNGKAFDEYLTTLNIFNYYPNLKKAVDFSLFENHTTINDITAWIGPSGTISGFHRDTGKNMYAQIKGKKMFIICSPKFNKNIYPSKKYINGGMASEIDLNNYDKEKHPKFQNIQFETVILEPGDVLHVPSKWWHYVESLDSSISISNFGYSKIEMFIIKVIDFLHRRGYYKKKNCFCCN; from the coding sequence ATGAATATAAAAGAAGAGATATTGTTAAAAAGTAAGAAAGTAGAACAAGTATCTAAATTAGATTCTAAAACATTCAAAAAAGACTATTTTAATAAAAAAACAGTTTTAATTAAAGGGTTAGCAAAAAACTGGAAAGCTACGCAGCATTGGGATTTAGATTTCTTTTTAAATCAAGAAGGTGATAATGATATTGAATTGCTATCGGGTAATTTTATACAGGGAAATAATAGTTACAAAAGCGATTCGTTTAAAAATTTTATTCATAAATTAATAGAATCAGAAAAAAACGGAAAAGCCTTTGATGAATATCTTACTACACTAAATATTTTTAATTATTATCCTAACCTAAAAAAAGCTGTCGATTTTTCATTATTTGAAAATCATACTACAATAAATGACATAACTGCATGGATTGGTCCGTCTGGAACAATTTCTGGTTTTCATAGAGATACTGGGAAAAACATGTATGCGCAAATAAAAGGAAAAAAAATGTTTATAATTTGTTCCCCAAAATTTAATAAGAACATTTATCCCAGTAAAAAGTACATAAATGGAGGAATGGCAAGTGAAATAGATCTTAATAATTACGACAAAGAAAAGCATCCGAAATTCCAAAATATCCAATTTGAGACTGTTATTTTAGAGCCAGGAGATGTATTACACGTACCTTCTAAGTGGTGGCATTATGTAGAATCTCTTGACTCTTCTATTAGCATAAGTAATTTTGGATATTCTAAAATAGAAATGTTTATCATTAAAGTTATTGACTTTCTACACAGAAGAGGTTATTACAAAAAGAAGAATTGTTTTTGTTGTAATTAA